In Flavobacterium sp. N1736, the following are encoded in one genomic region:
- a CDS encoding alpha-amylase family protein: MINKRILVAGIAAAMLFSACKTKDLRMNTANEENATNKKIVVYQVFTRLFGNKNTNNKPWGTIDENGVGKFNDFTDKALHEIKDLGVTYIWYTGVPHHALVHDYTAYGISNDDPEVVKGRAGSPYAVKDYYNVNPDLAVNPANRLQEFEALIARTHKAGLKVIIDIVPNHIARKYEGKNNPESIKDFGANDNVNLEYERNNNFYYIPNNHFEIPDGDIPLNGEKNAMVDGFFDENPAKWTGNGSRKVKPDQNDWYETVKVNYGIRPDGSKDFPELPAGSDQKSYQEHFAFWQDKDVPDSWKKFKSIALYWTAKGVDGFRYDMAEMVPYEFWSYMNSAIKTKNPNAFLLAEVYNPNEYRNYIRLGKMDYLYDKVETYDKLKDIIRGKSSPDGLSDIQKGMSDIEHHMLHFLDNHDEQRLASPEFAGTPERGKPLMVVSTTISTSPTMVYFGQEVGEAGNENAGFGTRSRTSIFDYIGVPNHQRWMNGGKFDGGQLSESEKNLRDFYKRLLNFSINSPALMGSFQEIQSANRENNSGYDASLYSYVRWSANQKLIIVANFSSDKTREFDLKIPSDIISKWNLKDGEYQIADQLYQKYSMKLTVNNGVGTVKIKIEPSESFIFEVK, encoded by the coding sequence ATGATAAATAAAAGAATTTTAGTTGCAGGAATAGCTGCAGCAATGCTGTTTTCGGCATGCAAAACAAAAGATTTGAGAATGAATACAGCAAATGAAGAAAATGCTACAAATAAGAAAATTGTAGTGTATCAGGTTTTTACGCGATTATTTGGAAATAAAAATACAAACAATAAACCCTGGGGAACAATTGACGAAAATGGAGTAGGAAAATTTAATGATTTTACTGATAAAGCACTTCACGAAATTAAAGATTTAGGCGTTACTTATATTTGGTACACAGGAGTTCCGCATCACGCTTTGGTTCATGATTATACGGCTTACGGAATTTCAAATGACGATCCTGAAGTGGTAAAAGGCCGTGCCGGATCGCCATATGCGGTAAAAGATTATTATAACGTAAATCCGGATCTGGCAGTAAATCCGGCAAATCGATTACAGGAATTTGAAGCTTTAATTGCCCGTACACATAAAGCCGGACTAAAAGTAATAATTGATATTGTCCCAAATCATATTGCGAGAAAATATGAAGGAAAAAATAATCCGGAAAGTATTAAAGATTTTGGTGCCAATGATAATGTAAATCTGGAATACGAACGCAATAATAATTTTTACTACATACCCAATAATCATTTTGAAATTCCTGATGGAGATATTCCGTTAAATGGAGAAAAAAATGCAATGGTTGATGGTTTCTTCGACGAAAATCCTGCAAAATGGACAGGAAACGGATCCCGAAAAGTAAAACCGGACCAAAATGATTGGTATGAAACCGTAAAGGTTAATTACGGAATTCGTCCGGATGGTTCTAAAGATTTTCCCGAACTTCCGGCTGGATCTGATCAAAAATCATATCAGGAACATTTTGCTTTTTGGCAGGATAAAGACGTTCCGGATTCCTGGAAAAAATTCAAATCTATTGCTTTATACTGGACAGCAAAAGGGGTAGACGGCTTTCGTTATGATATGGCAGAAATGGTTCCATATGAATTTTGGAGTTACATGAATTCAGCAATTAAAACTAAAAATCCAAATGCTTTTTTATTGGCAGAAGTGTATAACCCAAATGAATATCGCAATTATATCCGTTTAGGAAAAATGGATTATTTATATGATAAAGTAGAAACCTATGATAAACTGAAAGATATTATTCGTGGAAAATCTTCGCCTGATGGATTATCAGATATTCAAAAAGGAATGTCAGACATAGAACATCATATGCTTCATTTTTTAGATAATCATGATGAACAACGTTTGGCAAGTCCTGAATTTGCAGGAACGCCGGAACGTGGAAAACCATTAATGGTAGTTTCTACCACAATAAGCACTTCGCCAACAATGGTTTATTTTGGACAGGAAGTAGGCGAGGCCGGAAATGAAAATGCAGGATTCGGAACGCGTTCGAGAACTTCTATTTTTGATTATATCGGAGTTCCAAATCATCAACGCTGGATGAACGGCGGAAAATTTGATGGAGGTCAGCTTTCTGAATCAGAGAAAAATTTACGTGATTTCTATAAAAGATTACTGAATTTCTCAATTAATAGTCCAGCCTTAATGGGAAGTTTTCAGGAAATTCAATCTGCGAATCGCGAAAATAATTCAGGTTACGATGCTTCACTTTATTCGTACGTTCGTTGGTCTGCCAATCAAAAGCTGATTATCGTCGCTAATTTTTCTTCGGATAAAACAAGGGAGTTTGATTTGAAAATTCCATCCGATATTATTTCAAAATGGAATTTAAAAGATGGAGAATACCAAATTGCAGATCAATTGTATCAAAAATATTCCATGAAATTAACAGTAAATAATGGAGTAGGAACTGTGAAAATAAAAATAGAACCTTCGGAATCTTTTATATTTGAAGTAAAGTAA